In a genomic window of Streptococcus oralis subsp. tigurinus:
- a CDS encoding CTP synthase, whose translation MSTKYIFVTGGVVSSIGKGIVAASLGRLLKNRGLKVTIQKFDPYINIDPGTMSPYQHGEVFVTDDGAETDLDLGHYERFIDINLNKYSNVTTGKIYSEVLRKERRGEYLGATVQVIPHITDALKEKIKRAAVTTDSDVIITEVGGTVGDIESLPFLEALRQMKADVGADNVMYIHTTLLPYLKAAGEMKTKPTQHSVKELRGLGIQPNMLVIRTEKPAGQGIKNKLAQFCDVAPEAVIESLDVEHLYQIPLNLQAQGMDQIVCDHLKLDAPAADMTEWSAMVDKVMNLKKQVKISLVGKYVELQDAYISVVEALKHSGYANDAEVKINWINANDVTAENVAALLSDADGIIVPGGFGQRGTEGKIQAIRYARENDVPMLGVCLGMQLTCIEFARHVLGLEGANSAELAPETKYPIIDIMRDQIDVEDMGGTLRLGLYPSKLKRGSKAAAAYHDQEVVQRRHRHRYEFNNAFREQFEAAGFVFSGVSPDNRLVEIVEIPENKFFVACQYHPELSSRPNRPEELYTAFVTAAVENSN comes from the coding sequence ATGTCTACGAAATATATTTTTGTAACTGGTGGTGTGGTATCGTCTATTGGGAAAGGGATTGTCGCAGCAAGTCTGGGTCGTCTCTTAAAAAATCGTGGTCTCAAAGTAACCATTCAAAAGTTTGACCCTTATATCAATATCGATCCGGGAACCATGAGTCCTTACCAGCATGGGGAAGTCTTTGTGACAGATGATGGGGCTGAGACAGATTTGGACTTGGGTCACTATGAACGTTTCATCGATATCAATCTCAACAAATATTCCAACGTGACAACTGGTAAAATTTACAGTGAAGTTCTTCGTAAGGAACGCCGTGGAGAATACCTTGGGGCAACTGTCCAAGTCATTCCTCATATCACAGATGCTTTGAAAGAAAAAATCAAGCGTGCCGCTGTAACGACAGACTCGGATGTCATTATCACAGAGGTTGGTGGAACTGTCGGGGATATCGAATCCTTGCCATTCCTAGAGGCCCTTCGTCAGATGAAGGCAGATGTGGGTGCAGATAACGTCATGTACATCCATACAACCTTGCTTCCTTATCTCAAGGCTGCTGGTGAGATGAAGACCAAGCCGACTCAGCATTCTGTAAAAGAATTACGTGGGTTGGGAATCCAGCCAAATATGTTGGTCATTCGTACAGAAAAACCAGCTGGTCAAGGAATTAAAAATAAACTAGCTCAGTTCTGTGACGTAGCACCAGAAGCTGTTATCGAGTCTTTGGATGTCGAACACCTTTACCAAATTCCATTGAACTTGCAGGCGCAAGGTATGGACCAAATTGTCTGTGACCATTTGAAACTAGATGCACCAGCGGCGGATATGACAGAGTGGTCAGCCATGGTGGACAAGGTCATGAACCTGAAAAAACAAGTTAAAATTTCCCTTGTCGGTAAGTATGTGGAGTTGCAAGATGCCTACATCTCTGTGGTCGAAGCCTTGAAACACTCTGGGTATGCCAACGACGCAGAAGTGAAGATTAATTGGATCAATGCCAATGATGTGACAGCAGAGAATGTAGCAGCACTCTTGTCTGATGCGGACGGGATTATCGTACCAGGCGGTTTCGGTCAACGTGGTACGGAAGGGAAAATCCAAGCCATCCGTTATGCGCGTGAGAATGATGTTCCAATGTTGGGTGTCTGCTTGGGAATGCAGTTGACCTGTATCGAGTTTGCTCGTCACGTTTTAGGACTTGAAGGTGCCAATTCTGCAGAACTTGCACCAGAAACAAAATACCCTATCATTGATATCATGCGTGATCAGATTGATGTTGAGGATATGGGTGGGACCCTTCGTTTGGGACTTTATCCATCTAAGTTGAAACGTGGCTCTAAGGCGGCTGCAGCTTATCATGATCAAGAAGTAGTGCAACGTCGTCACCGTCACCGTTATGAGTTTAACAATGCCTTTCGTGAACAGTTTGAGGCAGCAGGTTTTGTCTTTTCAGGAGTTTCTCCAGACAATCGTTTGGTAGAAATTGTGGAAATTCCTGAAAATAAATTCTTCGTGGCTTGTCAGTATCACCCTGAACTTTCCAGCCGTCCAAACCGTCCAGAGGAACTCTACACAGCCTTTGTTACTGCAGCAGTTGAGAATAGTAACTAG
- a CDS encoding valine--tRNA ligase, which translates to MSKELSPKYNPAEVEAGRYQKWLDADVFKPSGDKKAKPYSIVIPPPNVTGKLHLGHAWDTTLQDIIIRQKRMQGFDTLWLPGMDHAGIATQAKVEARLAEDGISRYDLGREKFLDKVWEWKDEYATTIKEQWGKMGLSVDYSRERFTLDEGLSKAVRKVFVELYKKGWIYRGEFIINWDPKARTALSDIEVIHKDVEGAFYHMNYMLEDGSRALEVATTRPETMFGDTAVAVNPNDDRYKDLIGQNVILPILNKPIPIVGDEHADPEFGTGVVKITPAHDPNDFLVGQRHNLPQVNVMNDDGTMNELAGEFNGMDRFEARKAVIKKLEEIGALVKIEKMTHSVGHSERTGVMVEPRLSTQWFVKMDQLAKNAIANQDTDDKVEFYPPRFNDTFLQWMENVHDWVISRQLWWGHQIPAWYNAEGEIYVGEEAPEGDGWTQDEDVLDTWFSSALWPFSTMGWPDVDSEDFKRYYPTSTLVTGYDIIPFWVSRMIFQGLEFTGKSPFKNALIHGLIRDEQGRKMSKSLGNGIDPMDVIDKYGTDSLRWFLSNGSAPGQDVRFSYEKMDASWNFINKIWNISRYILMNNEGLTLEQATANVEKVVNKEAGNVTDRWILHNLNETIGKVTENFDKFEFGVAGHILYNFIWDEFADWYVELTKEVLYSDNEEEKVITRSVLLYTLDKILRLLHPIMPFVTEEIFGQISEGSIVTAEYPTVNPAFEDLAAHTGVESLKDLIRAVRNARAEVNVAPSKPITILVKTSDSDLEAFFNSNVNYIKRFTNPEHLEIASNIPAPELAMSSVITGAEIYLPLADLLNVEEELARLDKELAKWQKELDMVGKKLSNERFVANAKPEVVQKERDKQADYQAKYDATLARIDEMNKLVK; encoded by the coding sequence ATGTCTAAAGAACTTTCACCTAAATACAATCCAGCTGAGGTTGAGGCTGGTCGTTACCAAAAATGGCTTGATGCAGATGTTTTCAAGCCTTCTGGCGATAAAAAGGCTAAGCCTTATTCAATCGTAATTCCACCACCAAACGTAACTGGGAAACTCCACCTTGGTCACGCTTGGGATACGACTCTGCAAGATATTATCATCCGTCAAAAACGCATGCAAGGTTTTGATACGCTTTGGCTTCCTGGTATGGACCATGCTGGGATTGCCACTCAAGCTAAAGTAGAAGCCCGTTTGGCTGAGGACGGCATCTCTCGTTATGACCTCGGTCGTGAGAAATTCCTCGATAAGGTTTGGGAATGGAAAGACGAGTATGCCACTACCATCAAGGAACAATGGGGGAAGATGGGGCTCTCTGTAGACTATTCTCGTGAGCGTTTCACCCTTGACGAAGGGTTATCAAAAGCGGTTCGTAAGGTCTTTGTAGAGCTTTACAAGAAGGGCTGGATCTACCGTGGTGAATTTATCATCAACTGGGATCCGAAAGCTCGTACAGCCCTTTCTGATATCGAGGTTATTCACAAGGATGTGGAAGGTGCCTTCTACCACATGAACTACATGTTGGAAGATGGTTCACGTGCCCTTGAAGTAGCAACAACTCGTCCTGAAACCATGTTTGGGGATACTGCCGTAGCGGTTAACCCAAATGATGACCGTTATAAAGACTTGATTGGTCAAAATGTTATCTTGCCAATCTTGAACAAGCCAATTCCAATAGTTGGGGACGAACACGCAGATCCTGAATTTGGTACCGGTGTGGTTAAAATCACTCCTGCCCACGACCCTAATGACTTCTTGGTTGGTCAACGTCATAACTTGCCACAAGTCAACGTTATGAACGATGATGGTACCATGAATGAATTGGCTGGTGAATTCAATGGCATGGACCGCTTTGAAGCTCGTAAGGCTGTTATCAAGAAGTTAGAAGAAATTGGTGCCCTTGTTAAGATTGAGAAGATGACCCACTCAGTTGGTCACTCAGAGCGTACAGGGGTTATGGTTGAGCCACGTTTGTCTACACAATGGTTCGTCAAGATGGATCAATTGGCTAAGAACGCTATTGCTAACCAAGATACTGATGATAAGGTAGAATTCTACCCACCTCGTTTCAACGATACCTTCCTCCAATGGATGGAAAATGTCCACGACTGGGTAATCTCTCGTCAGCTCTGGTGGGGTCACCAAATCCCTGCTTGGTACAATGCTGAGGGTGAAATATATGTCGGCGAAGAAGCTCCAGAAGGTGACGGTTGGACTCAGGATGAGGACGTATTGGATACGTGGTTCAGTTCTGCCCTTTGGCCATTCTCAACTATGGGCTGGCCGGATGTTGACTCAGAAGACTTTAAACGTTATTATCCAACATCAACTTTGGTGACTGGTTATGATATTATTCCGTTCTGGGTGTCTCGGATGATTTTCCAAGGTTTGGAATTTACTGGCAAGTCGCCATTCAAAAATGCCTTGATTCATGGTCTCATTCGTGATGAGCAAGGACGCAAGATGTCGAAATCTCTCGGTAACGGGATTGATCCAATGGATGTTATTGATAAGTACGGAACAGATAGCCTTCGTTGGTTCCTTTCAAACGGTTCTGCACCAGGGCAAGACGTGCGCTTCTCTTACGAGAAAATGGATGCTTCATGGAACTTCATTAACAAGATCTGGAACATCTCTCGCTACATCCTCATGAACAATGAAGGTTTGACTCTTGAGCAAGCAACGGCTAATGTCGAAAAAGTTGTTAACAAGGAAGCTGGAAATGTCACAGACCGCTGGATTCTCCACAACCTCAATGAAACGATCGGAAAAGTCACTGAAAACTTTGACAAGTTTGAGTTTGGTGTTGCTGGCCACATCCTCTACAACTTCATCTGGGATGAGTTTGCGGACTGGTACGTTGAGTTGACCAAGGAAGTCCTTTATAGCGATAATGAAGAAGAGAAAGTCATCACACGTTCTGTTCTCCTTTATACTTTGGACAAGATCCTTCGTCTCCTTCACCCAATCATGCCATTCGTGACAGAGGAAATCTTTGGACAAATCTCAGAAGGCTCTATCGTTACAGCGGAATACCCAACTGTTAACCCAGCCTTTGAAGACCTTGCTGCCCACACTGGCGTGGAAAGTCTCAAAGACTTGATCCGTGCTGTTCGTAATGCGCGTGCGGAAGTAAACGTTGCTCCAAGCAAGCCTATCACCATCCTTGTTAAGACAAGCGATAGCGACTTGGAAGCCTTCTTTAACAGCAATGTCAACTACATCAAACGCTTCACAAATCCAGAACACTTGGAAATCGCATCAAATATCCCAGCACCTGAACTCGCTATGTCAAGCGTCATCACCGGAGCAGAAATCTACTTGCCACTGGCAGACCTCCTCAATGTCGAAGAAGAATTGGCTCGTCTCGACAAGGAACTGGCTAAATGGCAAAAAGAACTGGACATGGTCGGCAAGAAGCTCTCTAACGAACGCTTCGTAGCCAACGCCAAACCAGAAGTCGTCCAAAAAGAACGCGACAAACAAGCCGACTACCAAGCCAAGTACGATGCGACCTTAGCACGTATTGATGAGATGAATAAACTTGTTAAATAA
- a CDS encoding restriction endonuclease subunit S, with the protein MSKLKLTDVEWGEFKVKDIFEVTNSKPYHKNNLKITKKGIPYITRTSFNNGLEEIVENINVHKNPKNTISLGAENADFFYQSVEYITGNKMYIIQNDNISKNVGIFLVQSFRNSIKDCGFGYGKGLTGTRFKERIVILPMDSQGQPNWQFMEDYIKQEQKQQVQKIIDYYERKLVELAGDVAGLDKVEWKTFRFTEVFQEIQRGKRLTKANQTDGPKPYISSTSENNGVDAFIGNETGVRKFEDVLTLANSGSVGSTFYQQFEFVASDHVTALKSENADKYAYLFLSTVVKRLEEKYSFNREINDTRIKREKLILPVDKEGNPNFQYMSDFVKKLELDKAQEVLEYIYIYIRVKNILEEKVCEISWKDFWIEDVCEIKSGVRLTKANQEIGLRPFVGASDSDNGVTAFVSNTNKSLDANVLGVNYNGSVVENFYHPYEAIFSDDVKRLKWKDEIYGNKYTYLFLKQMILSQKIKYAYGYKFNGERMKRQKIMLPVTKTGLPDYDYMTSYMKKQELEQIFKILNYLNKENTHV; encoded by the coding sequence ATGAGTAAGTTAAAATTGACGGATGTGGAGTGGGGAGAGTTTAAAGTAAAAGATATTTTTGAAGTAACTAATTCAAAACCTTACCATAAAAATAATCTTAAAATCACTAAAAAGGGTATACCATATATTACAAGAACATCTTTTAACAATGGCTTAGAGGAAATAGTTGAAAATATAAATGTTCATAAAAATCCTAAAAATACTATAAGTCTCGGAGCTGAAAATGCAGATTTCTTTTACCAGTCAGTGGAGTATATTACTGGAAATAAAATGTATATTATCCAAAATGATAATATTTCCAAAAACGTAGGGATATTTTTGGTTCAATCTTTTAGAAATAGTATAAAAGACTGTGGTTTTGGATATGGAAAAGGTCTGACAGGAACTAGATTCAAAGAAAGAATCGTAATTTTGCCGATGGATTCCCAAGGTCAGCCTAACTGGCAGTTCATGGAAGATTACATCAAGCAGGAACAGAAGCAACAAGTTCAGAAAATCATTGATTATTATGAGCGTAAATTGGTTGAGCTAGCTGGAGATGTGGCAGGACTAGACAAGGTAGAATGGAAAACATTTCGTTTCACTGAAGTTTTTCAAGAAATTCAAAGAGGAAAACGTCTGACAAAAGCTAATCAGACAGATGGTCCTAAACCTTATATTTCCTCAACTTCCGAAAACAATGGTGTAGATGCCTTTATTGGAAATGAAACAGGGGTTCGGAAATTTGAAGATGTCCTCACTCTTGCCAATAGCGGAAGTGTCGGTTCCACTTTTTATCAGCAATTTGAGTTTGTGGCTAGTGATCACGTAACAGCTTTAAAGTCTGAGAATGCAGACAAATACGCTTATCTATTTTTATCTACCGTTGTTAAACGCTTAGAAGAAAAATATTCTTTTAACAGAGAGATTAACGACACCCGTATAAAAAGAGAAAAACTCATTCTTCCAGTTGATAAAGAAGGTAACCCTAATTTCCAATATATGTCTGACTTTGTGAAAAAATTAGAACTGGATAAAGCCCAAGAAGTGCTCGAATATATATATATATATATCAGAGTGAAGAACATTCTTGAAGAAAAAGTTTGTGAAATTTCTTGGAAAGATTTCTGGATTGAGGATGTTTGTGAGATTAAATCAGGCGTTCGTTTGACAAAAGCAAATCAAGAAATTGGATTGAGACCATTTGTAGGTGCTAGCGATAGTGATAATGGAGTTACAGCTTTTGTATCTAATACAAATAAAAGTCTTGATGCAAATGTACTCGGTGTAAATTACAATGGTAGTGTTGTTGAAAATTTCTATCATCCCTACGAAGCCATTTTTTCTGATGATGTCAAACGTTTGAAATGGAAGGACGAGATATACGGAAACAAATATACCTACCTTTTCTTGAAACAAATGATTTTGTCGCAAAAAATCAAGTATGCCTATGGTTATAAATTCAATGGCGAACGCATGAAACGTCAAAAGATTATGTTGCCAGTTACTAAAACTGGATTGCCAGATTATGACTATATGACTTCTTATATGAAAAAACAAGAATTAGAACAAATTTTTAAGATATTGAACTACTTAAACAAGGAGAACACACATGTCTAA
- a CDS encoding ImmA/IrrE family metallo-endopeptidase — protein sequence MGIKRLEELFPRDFFETDLIGLSEKEKIAMKTIEISKDDYFIDLDKILNALNISVQKGFYHNHSGQIDSENRVIYLNSMEPDVRQRFTIAHEIGHYALNHSGISNRLKNPEDIATVDIAKERSANQFAAELLMPKKLIARCITKFQQDNNLTDEQLVNANVDEFIDSLSSMMRTSKQATTFRLQNLGVITY from the coding sequence ATGGGAATAAAAAGATTGGAAGAATTGTTTCCGAGAGATTTTTTTGAAACAGATTTAATTGGTTTAAGCGAAAAAGAAAAAATAGCTATGAAAACTATTGAAATTAGTAAAGATGATTATTTTATTGATTTAGATAAGATTCTAAATGCATTAAATATTAGTGTACAAAAAGGATTTTATCATAATCATTCTGGTCAGATTGATAGCGAGAATAGAGTTATCTATCTCAATTCAATGGAGCCTGATGTTCGACAAAGATTCACCATTGCACATGAGATAGGACATTATGCTTTAAATCATAGTGGCATTTCTAATAGATTAAAGAATCCAGAAGACATTGCAACTGTTGATATTGCTAAAGAACGTTCTGCAAACCAATTTGCCGCTGAACTACTAATGCCCAAAAAACTAATTGCTCGTTGTATTACTAAATTTCAACAAGATAATAATCTGACTGATGAACAGTTAGTAAATGCTAATGTTGATGAATTTATCGATAGTTTATCATCAATGATGAGAACCTCAAAACAAGCTACAACATTTCGTTTACAAAATTTGGGAGTAATTACATACTAA
- a CDS encoding FRG domain-containing protein: MTSNNQMFYDSLGSFFCGKSTEDTIKKLNSQIYNDTDITIKLGATNSIDNQNEDSKYGPFCYKIVSLYSKGADEEINSFVSELNTKLKKSGTNAGYNEKGNHWSIFYLLKELISKFEQCEYNFFRGQTESWPTIPALFRKKVNKDSKFYYELFEQLYKQVSQEYPDRVEYHSIDEDLDVRADQLAKLQHYELPTSLLDITDNPFVALLFLSNSGNRIIKKPKFEAFKMSIEEHSKSSLLTFVRKGHDNQRIRAQHGAFINYDKLSKYTHFTKDEIKISEEFRRIPRVSITIEFSKKETEELLKNEEELISKVKEEGYFFSKEDIEKVREGKTTLDDIMGGTLLENFTPTQKYSKANIEAVKKSLEAKDFEEKYYKVIQEELIRKLGEYGYFSHALFPDFGDYLGYLSKNFVDVSDDKKDETKIDPSKLSDD; encoded by the coding sequence ATGACAAGTAATAATCAAATGTTTTATGATAGCTTAGGATCATTCTTTTGTGGAAAAAGTACCGAAGATACTATAAAAAAGCTAAATAGCCAGATTTATAATGACACTGATATAACTATAAAACTTGGTGCAACGAATTCTATAGATAATCAAAATGAAGATTCTAAGTATGGTCCATTTTGTTATAAGATTGTTTCATTATATTCTAAGGGAGCGGATGAAGAGATTAATAGTTTTGTGTCAGAGTTGAATACAAAATTAAAAAAATCAGGTACTAATGCTGGTTACAATGAAAAAGGAAATCACTGGTCAATTTTTTATTTACTTAAAGAACTGATTTCTAAATTTGAGCAGTGTGAGTATAATTTTTTTAGAGGTCAAACTGAGTCATGGCCGACTATTCCTGCCTTATTTAGAAAAAAAGTCAATAAGGACAGTAAGTTCTATTATGAACTCTTTGAGCAATTATACAAGCAAGTGAGTCAAGAATATCCAGATAGAGTCGAATATCATTCTATCGATGAAGATTTGGATGTTAGAGCAGATCAGTTGGCTAAATTACAACATTATGAACTTCCAACAAGCCTTTTGGATATTACAGATAACCCATTCGTTGCTCTATTGTTTTTATCAAATTCTGGAAATAGAATTATTAAAAAACCAAAATTCGAAGCGTTTAAAATGAGTATAGAGGAACATTCTAAGAGCAGTTTGTTAACATTTGTTAGAAAAGGACATGATAATCAAAGAATTAGAGCTCAACATGGTGCATTCATAAATTATGATAAATTGAGTAAATATACTCACTTTACTAAAGATGAAATAAAAATTAGTGAAGAGTTTCGAAGAATCCCAAGAGTGTCGATTACAATAGAGTTCTCTAAAAAAGAAACGGAAGAACTTTTAAAAAATGAAGAGGAATTAATTTCTAAAGTTAAAGAAGAAGGATATTTTTTTTCTAAGGAAGATATAGAAAAAGTACGAGAAGGTAAAACAACACTAGATGATATTATGGGAGGGACACTATTAGAAAATTTCACTCCTACCCAAAAATATTCAAAGGCAAATATCGAAGCTGTTAAAAAAAGTCTGGAAGCTAAAGATTTTGAAGAAAAATATTATAAAGTAATACAAGAGGAGTTAATTCGTAAGTTGGGAGAATATGGTTACTTTTCACACGCATTATTCCCAGATTTTGGAGATTATTTAGGATATCTCTCTAAAAACTTTGTAGACGTATCGGATGATAAAAAAGATGAGACTAAAATTGATCCTAGTAAATTGAGTGACGATTAA
- the rpoE gene encoding DNA-directed RNA polymerase subunit delta produces the protein MELEVFAGQEKSELSMIEVARAILELRGRDHEMHFSDLVNEIQNYLGTSNSDIREALPLFYTELNFDGSFISLGDNKWGLRSWYGVDEIDEEIIALEESDDDEVAPKAKKKRVNAFMDGDSDAIDYNADDPEDEDAYEADPALSYDDENPDDEKNEVEAYDAEINEIAPDDLGEDVDLNEEDDEFSDDDTETSEEE, from the coding sequence TTGGAATTAGAAGTATTTGCTGGGCAAGAAAAAAGTGAACTATCTATGATTGAGGTAGCGCGTGCTATCTTGGAACTTCGTGGTCGCGATCATGAGATGCATTTTAGCGATCTTGTAAATGAAATTCAAAACTACCTTGGAACATCAAACAGCGATATCCGTGAAGCTTTACCTTTGTTCTACACAGAGTTGAACTTTGACGGTAGCTTCATCTCTCTTGGGGACAACAAATGGGGTCTTCGTTCATGGTATGGTGTGGACGAAATCGACGAAGAAATCATCGCTCTTGAAGAAAGTGACGACGACGAAGTGGCACCAAAAGCTAAGAAAAAACGTGTCAATGCCTTCATGGATGGTGATTCAGATGCCATTGACTACAATGCCGATGATCCCGAAGACGAGGATGCATACGAAGCAGATCCAGCTCTTTCATACGATGATGAAAATCCAGATGATGAGAAAAATGAAGTGGAAGCTTACGATGCGGAAATCAACGAGATCGCCCCTGATGACTTGGGTGAAGACGTGGATCTTAATGAAGAAGACGATGAGTTTTCAGACGATGACACTGAAACGAGTGAAGAAGAGTAA
- the rhuM gene encoding RhuM family protein, whose protein sequence is MNEISNFVLYTTPNGDVNLDILLQDENLWLTQKGISELFGVSKSTVSHHLSNIYSDGELDKLATVRKFRTVQKEGSRAVQRELEYYNLDAIISVGYRVNSTKATQFRIWATNTLKEFIIKGFVLDDERLKQGQTVFGQDYFRELLERIRSIRASERRIYQQITDIFAECAIDYDRNSEITKNFYAMVQNKFHFAITGNTAAEIIYHKADADKKQMGLTTWKNAPDGRVLKSDVTVAKNYLQESEIRQLERTVTSYFDYIEGLVERRNTFTMQSLAESIDRFLSFNEYEILEGKGSISKKQADEKASQEYEKFNRTQKIVSDFDKQIKKLMAGDKDE, encoded by the coding sequence ATGAATGAAATTTCTAATTTTGTCCTATATACGACACCTAATGGTGATGTTAATTTAGATATTCTATTACAAGATGAAAATCTTTGGTTGACACAAAAAGGGATTTCTGAGTTATTCGGAGTTTCTAAATCAACGGTTAGTCACCATTTATCAAATATTTATAGTGATGGCGAGTTAGACAAGCTGGCAACTGTTCGAAAATTTCGAACAGTTCAAAAAGAGGGTAGTAGAGCGGTTCAGCGCGAATTGGAGTATTACAATCTTGATGCCATTATATCAGTTGGTTATCGCGTCAATTCAACAAAGGCGACACAATTTCGAATTTGGGCAACTAATACTTTAAAAGAATTTATTATTAAGGGGTTCGTACTTGATGATGAGCGTCTTAAACAGGGACAAACGGTCTTTGGTCAAGATTACTTCCGTGAACTCTTAGAGCGAATCCGTTCCATCCGTGCCAGTGAACGCCGTATTTATCAGCAAATAACCGATATTTTTGCGGAATGCGCTATTGACTACGATAGAAATTCTGAAATCACTAAGAATTTCTATGCCATGGTGCAGAACAAGTTTCATTTTGCTATTACAGGTAATACCGCTGCTGAGATCATTTATCATAAGGCAGACGCTGATAAGAAACAAATGGGATTAACGACTTGGAAGAATGCACCAGATGGCCGAGTACTGAAATCGGATGTAACAGTTGCTAAGAATTATTTGCAAGAAAGCGAAATCCGTCAGCTAGAGCGTACCGTAACCTCTTACTTCGACTATATTGAAGGTTTGGTTGAACGCCGTAATACCTTTACCATGCAATCTTTGGCGGAAAGTATTGACCGCTTCCTTTCTTTTAATGAATATGAAATTCTAGAAGGAAAAGGATCTATTTCTAAAAAACAGGCAGACGAGAAAGCCAGTCAAGAATATGAGAAGTTCAACCGTACCCAGAAAATCGTATCGGATTTTGACAAGCAAATCAAAAAACTAATGGCAGGTGACAAAGATGAGTAA